One genomic window of Halolamina sediminis includes the following:
- a CDS encoding acyl-CoA thioesterase, whose product MTQTATLAESYTEMTELLLPNDTNNLGRALGGAVLHWMDICGAIAGMRFANRQVVTASMDHVDFISPIDLGEVAVVQAYVFNTGRTSVDVKVDVRAEDPREGEERKTTASFFTFVALDEEGTPAEVPSLACPTEDEEVLREEAVEERKQQFEDLVERMEE is encoded by the coding sequence ATGACCCAGACGGCGACGCTCGCGGAGTCGTACACCGAGATGACCGAGCTCCTCCTCCCGAACGACACGAACAACCTCGGCCGGGCGCTCGGGGGCGCCGTCCTCCACTGGATGGACATCTGTGGCGCCATCGCGGGGATGCGCTTCGCGAACCGACAGGTCGTCACGGCGTCGATGGATCACGTCGACTTCATCTCGCCGATCGACCTCGGCGAGGTGGCGGTGGTCCAAGCGTACGTGTTCAACACCGGCCGCACCAGTGTCGACGTGAAAGTCGACGTGCGCGCGGAGGATCCCCGGGAAGGCGAGGAACGAAAGACGACGGCTTCCTTCTTCACCTTCGTCGCGCTCGACGAGGAGGGGACCCCGGCGGAAGTGCCGTCGCTTGCGTGCCCGACAGAGGACGAGGAGGTGCTCCGCGAGGAGGCTGTCGAGGAACGGAAACAGCAGTTCGAGGATCTCGTCGAACGGATGGAGGAGTAA
- a CDS encoding bifunctional nuclease family protein has product MNHVAELTGIATGNTPSGEEVPAALLRASGEYLPVFVTDDQADAIQRGLAGDPFDRPLTHDLLVEMVTEFGGAFDRVRIDELREGTFYAKIDAQRYEDGEPESRTFDARPSDAVAIAVRVDCPIEIDDDVLDAAGRSREELGVDRPDGDE; this is encoded by the coding sequence ATGAACCACGTCGCCGAACTCACCGGCATCGCGACGGGGAATACGCCGTCGGGGGAGGAGGTCCCGGCCGCGCTGCTGCGCGCCAGCGGGGAGTATCTCCCCGTCTTCGTCACCGACGATCAGGCCGACGCGATCCAGCGCGGGCTCGCGGGCGACCCGTTCGATCGGCCGCTGACGCACGACCTGCTCGTCGAGATGGTGACGGAGTTCGGCGGGGCGTTCGACCGCGTGCGGATCGACGAGCTCCGAGAGGGGACGTTCTACGCGAAGATCGACGCCCAGCGCTACGAGGATGGCGAGCCCGAGTCGCGCACCTTCGACGCCCGACCCAGCGACGCTGTCGCGATCGCGGTGCGGGTGGACTGCCCGATCGAGATCGACGACGACGTGCTCGACGCGGCGGGCCGCAGCCGCGAGGAGCTCGGTGTCGACCGCCCCGACGGCGACGAGTAG
- a CDS encoding DUF555 domain-containing protein: MDCRVVLEAAVPVYDVVTPDAAVGAAISKVGKQLNPDLSYVDIEPRNRRSPRGAELPPATVAAGEGLVALELGMTVYDVESEDHAVRIARSEIGSRLEGIPLERLSCEPAEEDESETGEIDATEDVEPADDGDEEALLPEFEEMVEQHRE; the protein is encoded by the coding sequence ATGGACTGCCGAGTCGTGCTGGAGGCGGCGGTACCGGTCTACGACGTGGTGACGCCCGATGCAGCCGTCGGCGCGGCCATCTCGAAGGTCGGGAAGCAGCTCAACCCCGACCTTTCCTACGTGGATATCGAGCCCCGCAACCGTCGCTCGCCCCGGGGTGCCGAGCTTCCGCCGGCGACCGTCGCCGCCGGCGAGGGGCTGGTCGCGCTCGAACTCGGGATGACGGTGTACGACGTCGAGAGCGAGGATCACGCCGTCCGGATCGCGCGCTCGGAGATCGGCAGCCGGCTGGAAGGAATCCCGCTCGAACGCCTCTCCTGTGAGCCGGCCGAGGAGGACGAGAGCGAGACTGGGGAGATCGACGCCACCGAAGACGTCGAGCCGGCGGACGACGGCGACGAGGAGGCACTGCTCCCGGAGTTCGAAGAGATGGTCGAACAGCATCGGGAGTGA
- a CDS encoding UPF0058 family protein, whose translation MKKQELIHLHGLLSEVRAEYEETGEPDVDLSGYEEFGVQPTSIHRSKTDHKRAVFELVDGLTGSPDETEAIPATAD comes from the coding sequence ATGAAGAAACAGGAGCTCATTCACCTCCACGGTCTTCTCTCGGAGGTACGAGCCGAGTACGAAGAGACCGGGGAACCGGACGTCGACCTGAGCGGCTACGAGGAGTTCGGGGTCCAGCCGACGTCGATCCACCGCTCGAAAACCGACCACAAGCGCGCCGTCTTCGAACTCGTCGACGGACTGACTGGCTCACCGGACGAGACGGAAGCGATCCCCGCGACGGCCGACTGA
- the cdd gene encoding cytidine deaminase, with amino-acid sequence METTDPASLIERARDALDAAYVPYSEYRVGAAVLTDAGEIFTGCNIENANYSNALHAEEVAVGSAVRAGHRSIAAVAVTSAERDGVTPCGMCRQTLAEFGDEDVPVYCDTGDGEYNEYSLGELIPDTITPGMLGIDPEADDD; translated from the coding sequence ATGGAGACCACCGATCCGGCGTCGCTGATCGAGCGGGCCCGCGACGCCCTCGACGCCGCCTACGTCCCCTACTCCGAGTATCGCGTCGGCGCTGCGGTCCTCACCGACGCCGGGGAGATCTTTACCGGCTGTAACATCGAGAACGCCAACTACAGCAATGCCCTCCACGCCGAGGAGGTCGCGGTCGGCAGCGCGGTCCGGGCGGGCCACCGCTCGATCGCGGCGGTCGCGGTCACCTCCGCGGAGCGCGACGGCGTCACGCCGTGTGGGATGTGCCGACAGACCCTCGCGGAGTTCGGCGACGAGGACGTGCCGGTGTACTGCGACACGGGCGACGGGGAGTACAACGAGTACTCGCTGGGCGAGCTCATCCCCGACACGATCACCCCGGGGATGCTGGGGATCGACCCCGAAGCCGACGACGACTGA
- a CDS encoding GNAT family N-acetyltransferase, with protein MYVRDARNRDEAWLLDRIEEMGLDSTAFRSRDYVIAVDERTNDRAGFGRYRIHKTDQGEVCELTGIGVVDGWRGQGVGAHVVERLIDLAADNEFETVYSITDSDDYLQQFGFETADADARPPVIRDRLEQKREEVDEDVAVVAIDTGAFEMPAELRERFKNAEKGGNETEEPEESAEDFGIDAEEATYKYDTG; from the coding sequence ATGTACGTCCGCGACGCACGGAACCGGGACGAGGCGTGGTTGCTCGACCGGATCGAGGAGATGGGGCTCGACAGCACCGCCTTCCGCTCGCGGGACTACGTGATCGCGGTCGACGAACGGACGAACGACCGGGCCGGCTTCGGCCGCTACCGCATCCACAAGACCGACCAGGGGGAGGTCTGTGAGCTCACCGGGATCGGCGTCGTGGACGGCTGGCGCGGGCAGGGTGTCGGCGCCCACGTCGTCGAGCGGCTGATCGACCTCGCGGCCGACAACGAGTTCGAGACGGTGTACTCGATCACCGATAGCGACGACTACCTCCAACAGTTCGGCTTCGAGACCGCCGACGCCGACGCGCGCCCGCCGGTGATCCGCGACCGACTCGAACAGAAACGCGAGGAGGTCGACGAGGACGTGGCCGTCGTGGCGATCGACACCGGTGCCTTCGAGATGCCCGCCGAGCTCCGCGAGCGGTTCAAGAACGCCGAGAAAGGCGGCAACGAGACCGAGGAGCCCGAGGAGAGCGCCGAGGACTTCGGCATCGACGCGGAGGAAGCGACGTACAAGTACGACACCGGATAG
- a CDS encoding cryptochrome/photolyase family protein: MAIFWHRRDLRASDNRGLAAAADDADGVVPVFVFDSAVLEHGSDARVRFMLDSLAELREAYRERRSDLVVARGDPAEVLPALAAAVDTGTVHWNADYSGLAQDRDDRVEAALDGAGVDTETHHDAVLHEPGTIRTNAGEPYSVYTYFWKKWRDREKPDPFEAPDAGDLADADALAPNALVDSFTGEFDLDDALQAELPSIEELGFEEPDADVQAGGTTAARDRLEAFCSAGIFEYEEEREYPAREGSSRLSPHLRFGTIGLREVYDATEAAMEEAERRDQQRDESGGEADGDDNDELGPAQESVRTFQSQLAWREFYAQVLYFNPEIVTANYKSYEKPIDWRNDDDELAAWKAGETGYPIVDAGMRQLREEAWMHNRVRMIVASFLTKDLLWDWRAGYAHFRDRLVDHDTANDNGGWQWAASTGTDAQPYFRIFNPATQGERYDPDAEYIREYVPELRGLDAEEIHGWVEKSDAEREELGVDYPDPIVDHSERREEALAMYKRARGEDPDEDE, translated from the coding sequence ATGGCGATCTTCTGGCACCGACGGGATCTGCGGGCGAGCGATAACCGCGGGCTTGCGGCGGCGGCCGACGATGCCGACGGAGTGGTTCCGGTGTTCGTCTTCGATTCAGCCGTGCTCGAACACGGGAGCGACGCCCGAGTGCGGTTCATGCTCGACTCGCTCGCGGAACTCCGTGAGGCGTACCGAGAACGGCGGAGCGATCTCGTGGTGGCCCGGGGTGACCCCGCCGAGGTGCTGCCCGCGCTCGCGGCGGCCGTCGACACCGGGACAGTCCACTGGAACGCGGACTACTCCGGGCTGGCACAGGACCGCGACGACCGAGTCGAGGCGGCGCTCGACGGGGCGGGCGTCGACACGGAAACGCACCACGACGCGGTGCTCCACGAGCCGGGAACGATCCGGACCAACGCCGGCGAGCCGTACTCGGTGTACACCTACTTCTGGAAGAAGTGGCGCGACCGCGAGAAGCCCGACCCGTTCGAGGCGCCCGACGCTGGTGACCTCGCGGACGCCGACGCGCTCGCCCCGAACGCGCTGGTGGACTCGTTCACAGGTGAGTTCGACCTCGACGACGCGCTGCAGGCAGAGCTTCCGTCGATCGAGGAGTTGGGGTTCGAGGAGCCGGACGCCGACGTGCAGGCCGGAGGAACGACGGCTGCCCGCGACCGGCTCGAAGCGTTCTGTTCGGCGGGGATCTTCGAGTACGAGGAAGAACGGGAGTACCCTGCGCGGGAGGGGAGTTCGCGGCTCTCGCCACACCTCCGGTTCGGGACCATCGGCCTTCGGGAGGTGTACGACGCGACCGAAGCGGCGATGGAGGAGGCCGAACGACGCGACCAACAGCGGGACGAGTCAGGGGGTGAGGCGGACGGCGACGACAACGACGAACTCGGGCCGGCGCAGGAGAGCGTCCGGACGTTCCAGTCGCAGTTAGCGTGGCGGGAGTTCTACGCGCAGGTGCTCTACTTCAACCCCGAGATCGTGACGGCGAACTACAAGTCCTACGAGAAGCCGATCGACTGGCGCAACGACGACGACGAGCTCGCCGCGTGGAAGGCCGGCGAGACGGGCTATCCGATCGTCGACGCCGGGATGCGTCAGCTCCGCGAGGAGGCGTGGATGCACAACCGCGTGCGGATGATCGTCGCCTCCTTCCTCACGAAGGATCTGCTGTGGGACTGGCGGGCGGGCTACGCCCACTTCCGCGACCGGCTCGTCGACCACGACACCGCGAACGACAACGGCGGCTGGCAGTGGGCGGCCTCGACCGGCACCGACGCCCAGCCGTACTTCCGGATCTTCAACCCCGCCACGCAGGGCGAGCGATACGACCCCGACGCCGAGTACATCAGGGAGTACGTCCCTGAGCTCCGGGGGCTCGACGCCGAAGAGATCCACGGCTGGGTCGAGAAGAGCGACGCGGAACGTGAGGAGCTGGGCGTCGACTACCCGGACCCGATCGTCGACCATAGCGAGCGTCGCGAGGAGGCGCTCGCGATGTACAAACGGGCTCGCGGGGAGGATCCCGACGAGGACGAGTAG
- a CDS encoding DUF7827 domain-containing protein, protein MSPRRPSSPRLRVGSIAVVLVLAVAAPPTVAAVGGPSTAEQLDETAAPAVGNLSATLPPPDAEPDEIRAAAAAGRLAPTDAVHPNGTVLFRLNGSTATEPSNDSTLGDVLQFGMRQTEASTTPERLPLRLNTSRSGDAVRTFVVDDDRYVVVDLPNATWEYDGEPGTHALDPRPRVAQGYVATLTIAANETRISRNTTVQLTEPQIDGDAEVDAGEVAILTVGMPGTRVATLVVGTEDAGSRAGLIVVDEDADGRVDVRLDTDAESLEAAFSAVGADVVRRHPAAGFTTWNGTLPPGEYRLGADVGEPETVAAERYDWGPVLTVGEPASGSATPTATASPTTTQSSTPTQSPTSTETTTATAVTTTESPGFGVVTAVPALAVVVFVARGNRLEL, encoded by the coding sequence ATGTCCCCGCGACGTCCCTCCAGCCCGCGCCTCCGCGTCGGAAGCATCGCCGTCGTGCTCGTGCTGGCGGTTGCTGCGCCGCCGACGGTGGCCGCTGTCGGCGGCCCCAGCACCGCCGAGCAGCTTGACGAAACGGCTGCCCCAGCCGTGGGGAACCTCAGCGCGACACTCCCACCGCCCGACGCGGAACCGGACGAGATCCGTGCTGCCGCAGCGGCCGGCCGACTGGCACCGACCGACGCCGTCCACCCGAACGGCACCGTGCTGTTCCGGCTGAACGGCAGCACGGCCACGGAGCCGTCGAACGACTCCACGCTCGGCGACGTGCTGCAGTTCGGTATGCGCCAGACCGAGGCGTCGACGACGCCCGAGCGACTGCCGCTCCGGCTGAACACGTCGAGATCCGGCGACGCCGTCCGGACGTTCGTCGTCGACGATGACCGCTACGTCGTCGTCGATCTCCCGAACGCGACGTGGGAGTACGACGGCGAACCCGGAACTCACGCGCTCGACCCACGGCCCCGGGTCGCGCAGGGATACGTCGCGACCCTGACGATCGCCGCGAACGAGACGAGGATCTCCCGAAACACGACCGTCCAACTGACCGAACCACAGATCGACGGCGACGCCGAAGTCGACGCCGGCGAGGTCGCGATCCTGACCGTCGGCATGCCGGGCACGCGGGTCGCGACGCTCGTCGTCGGCACCGAGGACGCTGGCTCCCGTGCCGGGCTCATAGTCGTCGACGAGGACGCCGACGGCAGGGTCGACGTTCGGCTCGACACCGACGCCGAGAGTCTCGAAGCGGCGTTCAGCGCCGTCGGCGCGGACGTGGTTCGACGCCACCCGGCCGCCGGGTTCACGACGTGGAACGGGACGCTCCCGCCGGGCGAGTATCGGCTCGGGGCCGACGTCGGGGAGCCCGAAACGGTCGCCGCGGAGCGGTACGACTGGGGGCCGGTGCTGACGGTCGGCGAGCCAGCCTCCGGTTCGGCGACGCCGACAGCCACCGCTTCGCCGACGACCACGCAGTCATCGACACCGACGCAGTCGCCGACATCGACTGAGACAACCACGGCGACTGCCGTAACGACGACGGAGTCGCCCGGGTTCGGTGTCGTGACCGCGGTGCCCGCGCTGGCGGTCGTCGTGTTCGTCGCGAGAGGGAACCGGCTGGAGCTCTGA
- a CDS encoding PGF-CTERM sorting domain-containing protein — MNARHTALSLAVVLLVAAAAPAAATAPIGEDAVGDLTVTTAPATASASAAAEAATAADSTDSLVAASDVAVFRLNASGVPAEADDDGTLLGDELTLSLRQTASSVDTNATAKTMDATADSDGVAVRATESAVYVAVDLATAAFQQGNGTPTAAVGDSFTATATVTDAVTEGENYTRTATFGVVEPSVNFVGGVDEATAGDTAEFTAATLLSPGTSLTVALSPSETGETQTTQVTVGADGRATGELSFDGFDAGEEYTVRVTAEETDLNATVTGTTGAASTDTPAPTESPTVTDTTASSETSTSGPGFGVVAALLALLGAGAVVGRRA; from the coding sequence ATGAACGCACGACACACCGCACTCTCACTCGCAGTCGTACTGCTCGTCGCCGCCGCCGCACCCGCGGCCGCGACCGCACCTATCGGCGAGGATGCCGTCGGCGACCTCACCGTGACGACGGCGCCGGCGACCGCCTCGGCCTCTGCTGCCGCGGAGGCTGCCACGGCGGCCGACTCGACCGATAGCCTCGTCGCCGCGAGCGACGTGGCCGTGTTCCGACTCAACGCCTCCGGCGTGCCCGCCGAAGCCGACGACGACGGGACGCTGCTCGGCGACGAACTGACGCTCTCGCTCCGACAGACCGCGAGCAGCGTCGACACGAACGCCACCGCGAAGACGATGGATGCGACCGCCGACAGCGACGGGGTCGCCGTCCGCGCCACCGAGAGTGCCGTCTACGTCGCGGTCGACCTCGCGACGGCGGCGTTCCAGCAGGGCAACGGCACCCCGACCGCGGCGGTCGGGGACAGTTTCACCGCCACGGCGACGGTGACCGACGCGGTCACCGAGGGCGAGAACTACACTCGAACGGCGACGTTCGGCGTCGTCGAGCCGTCGGTCAACTTCGTCGGCGGCGTCGACGAAGCGACCGCCGGCGACACCGCCGAGTTCACCGCCGCGACGCTGCTTTCTCCCGGCACCTCGCTGACGGTCGCACTCTCGCCCAGCGAGACCGGTGAGACACAGACCACACAGGTGACTGTCGGCGCAGACGGCCGCGCGACCGGCGAACTCTCCTTCGACGGGTTCGACGCGGGCGAGGAGTACACGGTTCGCGTCACCGCCGAGGAGACCGACCTGAACGCGACCGTGACGGGCACGACGGGGGCCGCTTCGACCGACACGCCCGCCCCGACCGAGAGCCCCACGGTGACTGACACCACAGCGTCGAGCGAGACCAGTACGTCCGGACCCGGCTTCGGCGTCGTCGCCGCGCTGCTCGCGCTGCTCGGTGCCGGCGCCGTCGTCGGCCGTCGCGCGTAA
- a CDS encoding MFS transporter, giving the protein MNQERLQFWSLYLSRFATGFGYSTLALLIPFYIEVLNASDFMGGLFITGFTLAQTIVVIPLAWAGDRFDKKKVLLGVLSVSVLAYVAFANVQPIGDAVAGVAGSFLGVELSTSFADSTAFIGVRALQGVAVTGSGLMTLSLVGELADHGERANSIGKANSVRFLASILGMIIAGGLYQVIGFTPIYTVIVASFALAIAGVWLYLPADESRSYGNPFAGLALNKRIITLTSFRAQYAVAVTVVRSWVSIFAGVSAARGGLAYAGLAVAFVLVAEKLTNMLCQPFTGRLSDDYGRSLFVFAGGGAYGLVALAVPFTPAIGAAIGLPETYELIVPSLLSDLVGVGAGYSLLGKLGPAFIPLLVINGLLGVVDAFREPASMALFADEGADEGGIAASFGIRELVWRPGSVLGPVLAGWLWSQYGIATVFFVGGAFAVTGALTFAVVLTWFHGRGALTEW; this is encoded by the coding sequence GTGAACCAGGAACGCCTGCAGTTCTGGTCGCTCTACCTCTCTCGGTTCGCGACGGGCTTTGGCTACTCGACGCTCGCGCTGCTGATCCCGTTCTACATCGAGGTGCTGAACGCCTCGGACTTCATGGGCGGGCTGTTCATCACGGGGTTTACGCTGGCACAGACGATCGTGGTGATCCCGCTGGCGTGGGCGGGCGACCGTTTCGACAAGAAGAAAGTGCTGCTCGGGGTGTTGAGCGTGAGCGTGCTCGCCTACGTCGCGTTCGCGAACGTCCAGCCGATCGGCGACGCCGTCGCCGGCGTCGCGGGCTCGTTCCTCGGCGTGGAGCTCTCGACGAGCTTCGCCGACAGCACCGCGTTCATCGGCGTCCGCGCGCTGCAGGGCGTCGCCGTCACCGGTTCGGGGCTGATGACGCTCTCGCTCGTCGGCGAGCTCGCCGACCACGGCGAGCGGGCCAACAGCATCGGGAAGGCCAACTCGGTCCGCTTCCTCGCGTCGATCCTCGGGATGATCATCGCGGGCGGACTGTACCAGGTCATCGGCTTCACGCCGATCTACACGGTCATCGTCGCCTCCTTCGCGCTCGCGATCGCGGGCGTCTGGCTCTACCTCCCGGCCGACGAGAGCCGCTCGTACGGCAACCCGTTCGCGGGGCTGGCGCTCAACAAGCGCATCATCACGCTCACCTCGTTCCGCGCGCAGTACGCCGTCGCCGTCACCGTCGTCCGGTCGTGGGTGAGCATCTTCGCCGGCGTCTCGGCGGCCCGGGGCGGGCTGGCGTACGCCGGGCTGGCGGTCGCGTTCGTCCTCGTCGCCGAGAAGCTCACGAACATGCTCTGTCAGCCGTTCACCGGCCGCCTCTCCGACGACTACGGGCGCTCGCTGTTCGTGTTCGCCGGCGGCGGCGCGTACGGGCTGGTCGCGCTCGCGGTCCCGTTCACGCCGGCGATCGGGGCGGCGATCGGGCTCCCCGAGACGTACGAGCTGATCGTCCCGTCGCTGCTCAGCGACCTGGTCGGCGTCGGCGCGGGGTACTCGCTGCTCGGGAAGCTCGGTCCGGCCTTTATCCCCCTCCTCGTGATCAACGGCCTGCTCGGCGTCGTCGACGCGTTCCGGGAGCCCGCGAGCATGGCGCTGTTCGCCGACGAGGGCGCCGACGAGGGCGGGATCGCCGCCAGCTTCGGCATCCGCGAGCTCGTCTGGCGCCCGGGAAGCGTGCTCGGCCCCGTGCTCGCCGGCTGGCTCTGGAGCCAGTACGGCATCGCGACGGTGTTCTTCGTCGGCGGCGCGTTCGCGGTGACGGGCGCGCTCACGTTCGCGGTCGTACTCACGTGGTTCCACGGCCGCGGCGCGCTGACGGAGTGGTAG
- a CDS encoding HAD hydrolase family protein — MRNPDRSGVDHRERLDRLYDEFDTASIRSLRDFVELFPPVDSTAALERWETARADFESRNGRIVDAFGAAYADIASRATRETARTAADLWEREGRAINVLVLDVDETLRSAGSTDNEIPRETLHLLTELHDDGVPIVICTGQTLENVKGFLVQGLGSELVHSGDLSVVYEAGNGVFTPGHGSDTKQLLYEELAPSVRRVFEQVRSSALGDAPQAVARGCHLQGNEFNVTLKPNHETGSDDARAVIDEALRHQIDSLGRAVAAETGIDGDAERWARAYYAAADAEIAAVLDRVGASVPEITVPEPVRELFERVDVGYYEADAAEITSLELDKVAGVEAAFDVLGIDDPFALVLGDSKSDLRVMEWVERTDAGVAGAPEHASEVVLDHVRDTDGLLFDRGDAGTPLRTAIALNRLAAFERGDGR, encoded by the coding sequence ATGCGAAACCCCGACCGCTCGGGCGTCGACCACCGCGAACGGCTCGACCGGCTGTACGACGAGTTCGACACCGCGTCGATCCGTTCCCTGCGCGACTTCGTGGAGCTGTTCCCGCCGGTGGACTCGACGGCCGCGCTGGAGCGGTGGGAGACCGCACGTGCGGACTTCGAGAGTCGGAACGGCCGGATCGTCGACGCGTTCGGGGCCGCGTACGCCGACATCGCCAGCCGCGCGACCCGGGAGACCGCGAGGACGGCCGCCGACCTCTGGGAACGCGAGGGGCGGGCGATCAACGTGCTCGTGCTCGACGTGGACGAGACGCTGCGCTCGGCGGGGAGCACGGACAACGAGATCCCCCGCGAGACGCTCCATCTGCTGACGGAACTGCACGACGACGGGGTGCCGATCGTGATCTGCACCGGGCAGACGCTGGAGAACGTGAAGGGGTTTCTCGTGCAGGGGCTCGGCAGCGAGCTCGTCCACTCGGGCGATCTCTCGGTCGTGTACGAGGCCGGCAACGGCGTGTTCACGCCCGGGCACGGCTCGGACACCAAGCAGCTGCTGTACGAGGAGCTGGCGCCGTCGGTCCGGCGCGTGTTCGAGCAGGTGCGGTCAAGCGCGCTCGGCGACGCCCCGCAGGCGGTCGCCCGCGGCTGTCACCTCCAGGGCAACGAGTTCAACGTCACCCTCAAGCCCAACCACGAGACCGGCAGCGACGACGCGCGGGCGGTGATCGACGAGGCGTTGCGCCACCAGATCGACTCGCTGGGCCGGGCAGTCGCCGCGGAGACCGGAATCGACGGGGACGCGGAGAGATGGGCCCGCGCCTACTACGCCGCCGCCGACGCCGAGATCGCCGCCGTGCTCGACCGCGTTGGTGCGTCAGTCCCCGAGATCACCGTCCCGGAGCCGGTCAGGGAGCTGTTCGAACGCGTGGACGTTGGGTACTACGAGGCCGACGCCGCGGAGATCACGTCGCTCGAACTCGACAAGGTCGCCGGCGTCGAGGCCGCCTTCGACGTGCTCGGCATCGACGACCCGTTCGCGCTGGTGCTCGGCGACTCGAAGTCGGACCTGCGGGTGATGGAGTGGGTCGAACGGACCGACGCCGGGGTCGCGGGCGCGCCGGAGCACGCCTCCGAGGTGGTGCTGGACCACGTCCGCGACACCGACGGGCTGCTGTTCGACCGCGGCGACGCCGGAACGCCGCTTCGGACGGCGATCGCGCTGAACCGACTGGCCGCGTTCGAGCGCGGCGACGGCCGCTGA
- a CDS encoding alcohol dehydrogenase catalytic domain-containing protein, with protein sequence MDAVVLHEDGLPRLVDRPRPDPGPGEALIRVDRVGIDGTDREVLDGVHGGVEASMVLGHEAVGTVAEPNGTGFEVGDTVVPTVRRPPGGYNEYFRRGEPDMAPMDETVECGIDGADGFMAEYVAVPSEYLVPLPERLAPYGFLVEPLSISAKALELAAASREPFTWDRDRALVLGTGSLGLLTVPVLAERFEGVYCLGRRDRDDPAVELAIEAGATYVDSRETPVESVPEAYAPMDLVFEATGYAPHAVQSVSALAPNGVAALLGVPEPHTAEVDLADFHRELVLGNRATVGSVNAGYTDFERAIEWLDAMPASVRSAFVEHVYPIEEFEAALDSDVIKAAVELDP encoded by the coding sequence ATGGACGCAGTTGTGCTGCACGAAGACGGCTTGCCGCGGCTGGTCGACCGGCCGCGGCCGGATCCGGGACCCGGCGAGGCGCTGATCCGGGTCGATCGGGTCGGCATCGACGGCACCGATCGCGAGGTACTCGACGGCGTACACGGCGGCGTCGAGGCGTCGATGGTGCTCGGCCACGAGGCTGTCGGCACCGTGGCGGAGCCGAACGGGACGGGGTTCGAGGTCGGCGACACGGTCGTCCCGACTGTCCGGCGGCCGCCCGGGGGGTACAACGAGTACTTCCGCCGGGGCGAGCCCGACATGGCGCCGATGGACGAGACCGTCGAGTGCGGCATCGACGGCGCCGACGGGTTCATGGCCGAGTACGTCGCCGTCCCGAGCGAGTACCTCGTCCCGCTGCCCGAGCGGCTGGCGCCGTACGGGTTCCTCGTCGAACCGCTGTCGATCTCCGCGAAGGCGCTGGAGCTGGCAGCGGCGTCCCGCGAGCCGTTCACGTGGGACCGCGACCGCGCGCTGGTGCTCGGGACGGGGTCGCTGGGGCTGCTGACGGTTCCCGTGCTCGCCGAACGGTTCGAGGGGGTGTACTGTCTCGGCCGCCGTGACCGCGACGACCCCGCGGTCGAGCTCGCGATCGAGGCCGGCGCGACGTACGTCGACTCCCGCGAGACGCCGGTCGAGTCGGTGCCCGAGGCGTACGCGCCGATGGATCTGGTGTTCGAGGCGACCGGCTACGCGCCACACGCGGTCCAGTCGGTGTCGGCGCTGGCGCCAAACGGCGTCGCGGCGCTGCTCGGGGTGCCGGAGCCCCACACTGCCGAGGTGGATCTCGCCGACTTCCACCGCGAACTGGTGCTCGGCAACCGTGCGACGGTCGGCTCGGTCAACGCCGGCTACACCGACTTCGAGCGGGCGATCGAGTGGCTCGACGCGATGCCGGCGTCGGTCCGCTCGGCGTTCGTCGAGCACGTCTACCCAATCGAGGAGTTCGAGGCGGCGCTGGACAGCGACGTTATCAAGGCGGCAGTCGAACTCGACCCATGA